A DNA window from Rossellomorea marisflavi contains the following coding sequences:
- a CDS encoding alpha/beta fold hydrolase, whose protein sequence is MFKENGEYKVMSNGLSHWVKVEGRERDTMPIVVIHGGPGGNHYVFERKAGSMIAKERTIIYYEQRGCGRTDKPEDDGDYRIADLVEDFKGLHRLLGWEKVDLLGYSFGAELALEIAYTLPNTVNRLVLSAPSMMQSPLQKLVQISGFVSVGAPGIRSDATIEEAYRGLWDHADTTLVDKLLFQDPSLAAMNRKCWEESALINTGLMMRALENDTSRPSLEERLSDIPHPALILVGAFDRNTGIPVASLIHDRLQHSALTILSKSAHFPDIEEPEVFTRYVCSFLR, encoded by the coding sequence ATGTTTAAAGAAAACGGTGAGTACAAGGTAATGAGTAATGGACTATCCCATTGGGTGAAAGTGGAGGGGCGCGAGAGAGATACAATGCCCATAGTCGTAATCCATGGAGGTCCTGGAGGGAACCACTACGTGTTTGAACGAAAAGCAGGTTCCATGATCGCAAAGGAGCGTACCATTATTTATTACGAGCAAAGGGGATGCGGAAGGACGGATAAACCTGAGGATGATGGAGACTACAGAATCGCCGATCTTGTGGAGGATTTTAAAGGACTGCATCGATTGCTCGGATGGGAAAAGGTCGATTTGCTCGGTTATTCCTTCGGTGCAGAGCTTGCACTGGAGATTGCCTATACTCTTCCCAATACCGTGAATCGGCTCGTTCTTTCTGCGCCGAGCATGATGCAATCCCCTCTTCAAAAGCTTGTACAGATATCAGGGTTTGTATCGGTGGGAGCACCCGGAATCCGTTCTGATGCCACAATTGAAGAGGCGTATCGGGGCCTTTGGGATCATGCGGATACAACACTGGTGGACAAGCTCCTCTTCCAGGATCCATCGCTCGCTGCGATGAATCGGAAGTGTTGGGAGGAAAGCGCCCTTATCAACACCGGCCTTATGATGAGGGCGCTGGAGAATGATACCTCCCGTCCGTCGCTTGAAGAGCGCCTATCGGACATTCCTCATCCTGCTCTCATATTGGTTGGTGCGTTTGACCGCAACACTGGAATTCCTGTAGCCAGCCTCATTCACGACCGGTTGCAGCATAGTGCATTGACCATCCTGTCAAAAAGCGCTCATTTTCCCGATATTGAAGAACCTGAGGTGTTCACTCGGTACGTGTGCTCATTTCTACGTTGA
- a CDS encoding RrF2 family transcriptional regulator: MKLTLYTDYSLRVLIFLASKPSDELSNIKEIADAYSISKNHLMKVTYELGKMGVIETIRGRNGGIKLAQSPQDINIGTIVRKTEEDFHLVECFDAANNSCIITPVCGLKHVLGKALNAYLSVLDEYTLNDIVRNPMDYRFLFQETSEPDPSK, encoded by the coding sequence ATGAAACTAACTTTATATACAGATTACTCACTGCGCGTGCTGATCTTTTTGGCATCTAAACCATCGGATGAACTCTCGAATATAAAAGAAATCGCAGATGCCTATAGCATTTCAAAAAACCACCTCATGAAGGTGACCTACGAGCTCGGCAAGATGGGCGTCATCGAGACGATCCGCGGACGGAACGGCGGGATCAAGCTTGCCCAATCCCCGCAGGATATCAATATCGGAACAATCGTCCGGAAGACAGAAGAGGACTTCCACCTTGTGGAGTGCTTCGATGCCGCTAACAACTCCTGCATCATTACGCCTGTATGCGGGCTTAAGCATGTACTGGGAAAGGCTTTGAATGCCTATCTCTCGGTTCTCGACGAATATACACTGAATGACATTGTCAGGAATCCGATGGATTATCGCTTCCTCTTCCAGGAGACCAGCGAACCTGATCCGTCTAAATGA
- a CDS encoding aminopeptidase, protein MSNFNQYLDKYASLAVEVGVNIQKDQTLVINTSIDAAEFVRVIVKKAYEKGAKHVYVEWGDDVVARTKYELAPDEAFKEFPFWRAGQVEGLAESGAAFMSVVSSSPDLLKGVDPERISNFQRAAGEAMSKYRQYIQSDKVSWCVLAAPSKEWAAKVFPDAPEEEQVDLLWNAIFKAVRADQADPVQAWKDHDANLHEKVEYLNGKNYHKLHYTAPGTDLTIELPKGHLWVGAGSVNEEGHTFMANMPTEEVFTVPLKTGVNGTVASTKPLSYGGNVIDKFSVTFENGRIVDVKAEEGEDILKRLVDTDEGSHYLGEVALVPHQSPISQSNVLFYNTLFDENASNHLAIGSAYAFCIKGGKKMSKEELEKNGLNNSITHVDFMIGSDKMNIDGIKEDGSSEPVFRNGGWAF, encoded by the coding sequence ATGTCAAATTTCAACCAATATCTCGACAAATACGCAAGTCTTGCCGTTGAAGTCGGGGTCAATATCCAAAAAGATCAGACTCTTGTCATCAATACGTCCATTGATGCAGCTGAATTCGTCCGTGTTATCGTCAAGAAGGCATACGAAAAAGGCGCGAAGCATGTCTACGTGGAATGGGGCGATGACGTTGTTGCCCGTACCAAATATGAGCTTGCACCAGATGAAGCATTCAAGGAATTCCCGTTCTGGCGTGCCGGTCAGGTGGAAGGCCTTGCAGAAAGCGGAGCTGCCTTCATGAGCGTTGTTTCATCCAGTCCGGACCTATTGAAAGGCGTGGATCCCGAACGTATCTCCAACTTCCAGCGTGCTGCCGGGGAAGCCATGTCCAAATACCGCCAGTACATCCAGTCGGACAAGGTCAGCTGGTGCGTACTCGCGGCACCTTCCAAGGAATGGGCTGCCAAGGTATTCCCGGATGCTCCTGAAGAGGAGCAGGTCGACCTGCTTTGGAATGCAATCTTCAAGGCTGTCCGTGCCGATCAGGCAGATCCCGTACAAGCATGGAAGGATCACGATGCCAACCTTCATGAGAAGGTCGAATACCTTAACGGGAAGAACTATCACAAGCTTCACTACACAGCTCCAGGCACCGATTTGACCATCGAGCTTCCGAAAGGCCATCTTTGGGTCGGAGCCGGTAGTGTGAATGAAGAAGGACATACGTTCATGGCCAACATGCCGACGGAGGAAGTGTTCACCGTTCCACTGAAAACAGGGGTAAACGGCACAGTGGCAAGCACGAAGCCGTTGAGCTATGGAGGAAATGTCATCGATAAGTTCTCCGTCACCTTTGAAAACGGTCGGATCGTCGATGTGAAAGCTGAAGAAGGTGAAGACATCCTGAAGCGTCTTGTAGACACGGATGAAGGTTCACACTACCTTGGGGAAGTCGCACTGGTTCCTCACCAATCACCGATTTCACAGTCCAATGTACTATTCTACAATACGCTGTTCGATGAGAACGCGTCCAACCACCTTGCCATCGGCAGCGCTTATGCATTCTGTATCAAAGGCGGCAAGAAAATGAGCAAAGAAGAGCTCGAAAAAAATGGATTGAACAACAGCATCACCCACGTCGACTTCATGATCGGATCCGATAAAATGAATATCGACGGAATCAAAGAAGACGGTTCCTCAGAACCGGTCTTCCGCAACGGCGGATGGGCGTTCTGA